One genomic window of Sphingomonas sp. C3-2 includes the following:
- a CDS encoding methyltransferase — translation MRQYLAISAALFAMTGTSALAQHAHADHQTMDAATHALHEAVASPARKPANRARDTYRHPVETLSFFGVTPNQTVVEIWPSAGWYTEILAPMLKDKGRYIAAAQPPGKYRTATETLIASDPVRFDKVEIATFDPKAADDIVAPNSADVVLTFRNAHNLIMAGEDTAKAAFARFYRALKPGGVLGVVDHRLPEDRSAADEQSSGYLKTSTVVKLAEAAGFKLAAESEVNANPKDTANWPKGVWTLPPTLSLGDTDRAKYQTIGESDRMTLKFVKPQG, via the coding sequence TATCTTGCGATTTCTGCCGCGCTTTTTGCCATGACCGGCACCAGCGCGCTTGCCCAGCACGCCCATGCAGATCATCAAACCATGGATGCAGCGACCCATGCGCTGCACGAAGCCGTGGCCTCCCCCGCGCGTAAGCCCGCCAACCGCGCACGCGATACCTATCGTCACCCGGTCGAAACGCTGAGCTTTTTCGGCGTGACGCCAAACCAGACGGTGGTCGAGATCTGGCCGAGCGCGGGCTGGTACACCGAAATCCTGGCGCCGATGTTGAAGGACAAGGGCCGCTATATCGCCGCAGCCCAGCCGCCGGGCAAATATCGCACGGCGACCGAAACGCTGATCGCCAGCGATCCGGTGCGTTTCGACAAGGTGGAGATAGCGACATTCGACCCCAAGGCGGCGGACGATATCGTGGCGCCGAACAGCGCCGATGTGGTGCTGACCTTTCGCAACGCCCACAATCTGATCATGGCGGGCGAAGATACTGCCAAGGCGGCCTTTGCACGTTTTTACCGTGCGCTGAAGCCCGGCGGCGTACTGGGCGTCGTCGACCACCGCCTGCCCGAGGACCGCAGTGCAGCCGATGAGCAATCGAGCGGTTACCTGAAGACATCGACCGTCGTGAAACTGGCCGAGGCCGCCGGCTTCAAATTGGCGGCCGAAAGCGAGGTGAACGCCAATCCCAAGGACACGGCGAACTGGCCCAAGGGCGTTTGGACGCTGCCGCCGACGCTGAGCCTGGGTGATACCGACAGGGCGAAATATCAGACGATCGGCGAAAGCGACCGGATGACGCTGAAATTCGTGAAGCCGCAGGGCTGA